The Cryptomeria japonica chromosome 6, Sugi_1.0, whole genome shotgun sequence genomic interval AAGATGGAAGGTGATTTGTGGAGGGATTTTCACCATCAAAGAAAGAAAGGGGATAGAGTTAAGAGAGTGGGAGATCACTAATACAGGAAAGGTGATTGGGAAGGTAGAGAATTTTCAAagagagaaggagatgagtgaggTGGCTAAGGAGTATGGTATTTAGTAGAACCGATACATTGGAGCCTGAGATATTATGTGTTCTTGTGGAAGAGatcttgaagtaaaatttgttctATAAACAATTACAATTTTAATCTTATTGTGTTATTTTGTGAATTGGGTGTTATTTTGGTTGTGATGTTGGGTTGTTTGATAAGACTCTTTGATTGCGTCTACATCAAGTCTCCTTAAGATGGTCCTAAGCATGACCCATCTTTCTAGATACACAAATGCATAGGTACTAAAAACTTCAAGAGCAAGAGATATAATTATGTCACAAGGATAAAATCACACCAAGAAGTTTAGATTTTGCATAATCCTTTCCAAGACCAAAATATACTATTTGGGTAAGTTTGTGATGGTCAAGATAGTACAAGCTTAATAACATCATCTTAACTCACACTTTTGATAATTCTAttatgacaatcaaaacaattttaagTCCCTAATGCTATTATTACCGAAtcaataataaatttttatttctaattatcagtcataatttagaaaattttaattacattaagttttaattttaatttaaatactaTTTAATATTTTACATCAATTAATTAAACTCTAACTTGCATTCTTTTTTCATGCATTTAAATGAACGTAAGGTGAGTCGAACACCAACCTCATGAATTAAACTCGGCTACTAACATGTCGTCTCATCTATCAATACCCATAGTATAATAAGCACAGACATTGGAAGATATTTGACTGGATTGAAATCTTATTAATGAAATAGAGATGGAATGGGTATATAGACTCGAGTTCGAACCTCATATATGTTATATAATTAATTGTTGAAGGTACAATTGGATTCTTGCTCTTCTGCTCAAACGCAGGGCCACAGAAAATGCTCCACGATCAGTAGCAATGAAAACTGAATAAGGTGAGTTCGAGTGAGGAGAACATAGTTCCCTTTCTTTTCTGGCTGAGAATAAGGTTAAGCACTAGCTTTTCCACAGCTTACTGAATGTAAGCTACAAATAAGGGGATTCCATTTTAATCCCGAATCACTTTGATCTATCAACCAGCTTGTGTTCCTAAAGCTATACAATGAAAAAGGAAAGCCAAGAGAAAACCCATTAAAAATTTAAGATGCAAGCAAAGCCATTCTACATTGAAAGCAAACAATGGGTATCATTTACCCGCCCTTCCCAGACCCACTACCAAGTATTAGTTTCCAAGTTATCTCATGGTTTCCTTCATATTTTTCTGCATTTCAATGTCAAGTTCAGAAAGAGGAATTGTGGGGCATTTTTCTATGGCTGTTCCATCTGACTGCACAGTCACCACTTTCAATTTTACATCTTCAATTCGTCCTCGACTCTTTTGCTTGTAAATGCAGTATATTATCATCTGAATCGAAGACAGTGGTATTCCAAGAAAATTAGGAGCCTGCATGGACAAGAAATGAAATGAGCTCAGTTGGAGAGGTTCTATTTGTTTAGACAAAAAATGTTTATAGATGCTCAACATATGATTACCATGATAATAATATCTCTGCTCAAAGCACCATAAACCAACCACAAAAGACTGCCGAGGAAAGCGAACATTGAGAAGTAGAAGGACATGCACTCCACACTCTTGCTCCGAATTACAGCTCTCTATATGATAACATATATGTTAGTTGAATAATACTTACTTATAACATATGACTCTAATGAATGTGAGGGAAGTTCCTTACAATATCTGAGAGTGGAGATCCAAAGAGAATGACGGTGGCCACCATTCCAGTAGTTCCCACAAGCATTTTCTTCTGGCCTGCTTGGACTCCCCACATGGAAGTTGCTGCAGTGCTGACAAACACCACCAACACTCCTCCGACCATCAGGCCCATTCTTCTCTGCCATCACATTCATCCCTCATCAACTCGTGCCCTCCAAACCCAAGTGAAATCATAGGGACTATCATGGTGAAAGTAAATAGTACAGTACCTTAGATTCAGGTGGAGCATAGAGGAGATAGATGGTACAGAAGCTAAACTGGAGGAGGAAGCCAATGGCGTTGATAAACATGACAGGAGCATTATCCCATTCATTGCTGATCAGAGGGGAGCCATACAATGTGTAGATAAGACAGTTAAAGAGGCCTATTGCATAGGGCATCCCTGACATCTCTCCCGTTGTTTTCTTTTTTATCACTCTCCAGAAGTTACTCCTGCTCATAAATCAACGTTATATGAACTTAGCAATATTTTACTAAACCAAAAGTGTAATAACATCCCTTCAAAGATAATGTTGTCCTAGTGATGGGGACTTACATTGGTGCTCCATACATGAGCAAAGCAAATGCACTTCCTGATCTCTCACAGAAAAAATACCAGATGGGTCAATATTCAGTACAAGTATAGCACGGAAGATTCATGTCAGAAAACAATAACAATGAATTTAGAATCGGAAAAAGGGTAAATACAGTATAATGACCTAAAATGCCAGCCCCGCAACGTAGAAATTTATTCATTATTGCCTCTcttagaaagaagaagagaaagaaacaaTGAATGCCCAGTAAGAAATATGATCCTGTGAGTGAGATCATGAATTGTGGCGTATTTATAGGTCTATGTTGAAGCCACGCCTACTTGTTCATGCACCTTGAAAAAAACATTGCCACGTGGAATCAGGCATTGATTATTAACAAGGGAATGAAGGTGCCCTGGTTCCTGTCAAATCATAATATATAGTTTTCACTGTGTTTGTCATATGCTTGCATTTTACAACTTGTTAATGGTGTAAGAGTGGATCTGAACAGAGCAACTTTCTCGGAATCTACACTAGTcttgtaaaactttcaaaatatgtCAAACCGCTTTTGCCCCTTGTTGTCTGCGAAGCGTCAAACCGCCTTTGCCCATTGTTGACTGTGAAACTTCTTAGGAGTTTCATCCATTAGCTAGGGTTttaaattcttcaattttattttgATTGTCATTTGCATGGAAGTAAGCGCGGCTTCAAAGATACTgcagttctttttacctttcattTGGGTGCGCCAACGCATCCCTTGCGTACGTTTCGAAGTAAATTCAGCTTTTTGGCTTTTACTTTGCTTTACACAAACTCAACATTACCAAAATTGTTTCCTTTACCACATACCAATGTGAGGGCTGAGTTTGTTGGTGTTGAATATTCTTGGGAAATTTAGTCTACAGGCCAAATAAACTGCCGGAATGAATAAAGTCATTAGAATTAATCTTTTCTTCTTTTGAATTATTGGGTTTTGGGTTCGTTCTATGTAAATCTTAAAATCGATTTTCTCTATCTTTATTTACTTGGTGATGAGTTTGTTCAAATGCAATCCAGAGCCCTGAGAAGTTATAGAGGAGACTCTCTTTATCAAGAACTACATTGCTACCTTTATTAGGCACATTAGGAGCATTAGGAGCATAGCAAATTGTGCATTCCATAACATTAAGCTAGAATTTTATGTCCCCAAATTATATTGGATAGTAACAATATCTAATAGTCAACTGTTCTTTATAAAATACTTAAATTTTGCGTAAGTTCATCCATTTCAGTATTTAATGTATAATTGCATGTTTATATTGGAGATGAGACCTCTTGTTTGTGACTTCACCAATTCACAGTTCTATGTCAAAAGCATTCACACCTTTTCCTTTAAAAAATCTATTTTATCAAAATTAAACTGATTatttattctttaattatttaattattttaaataaataattttctcataattatttgaaatagtaaaaaaaaaattgttgtaagaaaataatgtaataaaaaataaacatgacaaatcaaatcaattaactcgCTGATATAAATAGTTGACAATCTCATTAACCAAattatcatttaaaaaataaaaataaaaaattattttccatAAAAGACCACTACGACTATATATGTGTGTAAAAGTCTTGCATAAGAACAGTAATTAATCCTTAAGGATGACTCACTTGGACCAGTTGCTCCAAAATACAACTcaaaccaaatatatatatatatatatatatatatacttcacaAAAATGGGTTGCAGAACTACTACGCAAACCCTAGGACTAGCTAGCTATAGACCGAAAAAACTTGACAGCTGCTGGAGGAAAGATTGCTTGGCCGTCATGTGTTCAGGCTTCCTCTGTGTTCATTCTACCTCCATTTGTTTTGCACCCAAGGCTTCTCTTGGCTCTAAGGTAAGAGTAGAGATCAAATCTGCATTTGATGTGATCGGGAAGTGTTTTGAGTGGTTGATCAGAAAGTGGAGAGCTCAAAACACCTCTGAAAAGTGGGCAACTATTTGATTTCCGAATGAAGACCTATGAATATGCATGGCTATGGTAAAGTGATCAAAGAACCCTGTATCAAAGCTAAGCTTATGGCTTCATAGACTTCTCTGAAAGCCCATTTATTCTTCAAGTATCAACCTAGTGAGGAAGCTGCCATTTCATAATGTGGAAATTCAGCCTAGTGTTCTTTGGAGAGTATGCCATGGAGAAACTTTACAGACCGTGAGACATCTTTCACTTATGGTTCTACTCATCAACCTAGCCTACCAACTTATCTAAATTGGGACATTTTATAATAACTAAGAGCCAAAAGTGCGAGCTCCTTGATTTTATACACTCGTCCATTTGACAATTAATACGCAGATGAAAGGACTGTCCTTGCCCGAGTCCTTGACATCCCATCAAACATGTTGGCTAAGATGGCTGAAGCTATTTTCGCTCCAAAACAGAGTTTTCATACAGTGTGATAGTGACGTGCTAGTCAATCGCAGTCGTTTATTGtgaaatcgacagtgtaaaacgcacgactaacatgcgtgttagtcaatctgtactgttgttttggagccagaatagacacgtccgCTAAGATGTGAATACACATTAGGCAGATTGTAGTGCGATGACAAGACCTGCAGAGTAATGAATAGGGAGGTGATTTGTCATCTATTCGTGCCATCAACCCAAACCACCATTTGAAGTTTAGAAGTAGGGGAGGGGTTAGTATTTGTATAGGGTCTAATAGTTGTACGTTTACTTGTACTTATAATATTCAGTCTTGCCAAATATTTATgctatatattgtaaataaataatccacgtGTAAAAAAAAAGTCACAATGCTAGATAAAAACCACTTTAGTTATAATTTCTCTTGATTTGGGGTTGTGAAGGAGAAAATCATGACTATAAAAGGAGGTCATCATTGTTATTATTAACCCTTCATTGGAGAGGAAATTCGTCAAGTAATTTTATTCTCTAAAGCATTGTTTTATTTGGAATTGAGGCAAACCATTGAGTAGTTTCCAGATCGAGAGGAAAATATATTTGATGTTCCAATTTTGTGATTGTTTGTTGGTACAAGTATTAATTATATACATAAATCTCCTtggataattattttttaaattttgagatGGTTTGCCAATTTAAGAGCATTCAAAAAGTCAATGCTTATGAGATATTGTTAGTTTCTCTACGAATTTTTGTACTCGAAGTCTCAATTTTTTTGAGAATTTCTCAAAACACAACTTGCCCTTGATGGCCCCCAATTTCCTCTAGTAGCTCCATCAATATTCTACTTCAACCAACCATTTTGAGGGGGGGATCCACTTAATTGATTGCCTATCAATTTTTATAAGGACTACTATTCAGAGAACTTCTTGGGAATGGAGACACAATTAAGTGACATGAAGATAAAATTTTGGAATCCAATGAAGAGAATTTAGTTGTTGCAAATTTTTATTCTTGCCACATAGGAATTCACTATTTTCAATGTTACCTTTTCAATTTTGATGTAAACTAGAtctaaattatttttctcttttctaaAATTCTAATATTTCTCTCCCACTAGATGTGCCATATTACAATAGATGCAGTTATTTTCCATATCAAGAAGGAAAAAAATAATGCCATACTAATAATACCTCAATAATTGAACTTGGAAGGCGAGCAAGCGAGTCCAATTTATTTTGGATCCATTTCCAGTAATCATTTGTAAAATGACATTATAGAAGTAAATGATCTATAGATTCTACCACCTTTCCATACAAGAGACAATTAGATTATTCAACCAAGCCCAATTTTGTTAATCTGTCACTTGTCAGAATTTTATTTGTCAAGGCTAGCCATGAGAATGAacctaatttatgtaatattacATCATGCCAACAAAATGAATATGCTCTACCAGGCTGAAAATCCCTATCAAACATCAAAGATTCATAGCCTAATTTAAGAGTAAAATTACTTCTTTTTTAAGGTGTTGAAAATAATGTGTCTTCTTGTTCTGAAAACCAACTAACTCTATTTTGTAAAATTATAGATAACTGGTCCTCTTGATCTTGTGGAATATTTAGATGTTGAAAATTCTACCATGTCACATTCTTGATTGCACAGTCCATTGAAAAAGGTATTACAAGAGAATTTTCCACTTTGACACCATAATCTTATTGAAGGAGTTGTATGGCTACTATCCAAAAGAGGGTAACCATTCCATGAATCATCTAAAAAGAGAGTCTTATTTCCATTTTTGATGATCCATAAGAGTTATAGGAGCATTATCTCTGTGCAATTGATAAGGAAATTCCACATTTTTAATCCTAAAGAGACATTTATAGTTGTGAATATTATTTCTATGGTAGGAGAATCTAACTAATTTGATTTTATTATGTTAGCCCATTTCAACTTTGGTTTTGAGAAAAAATTCCAAACAAGCATTGCCCCCAAGGCCATGTTTCTAGCTTCAAAGTTGGGAATATATATGTCTCCTTTGAATATTTTTTTGCAAATGTTGTCCCATGAAATCGaatgaattcttttttttttttcatccatGTTAGCCTTCAACAAGAACCCCCTGATATTTTTTTCCAATTCTAATaacaatgtttttggaattttaagAACTAACATAATATagtttgttattgttttgattataaAAGTGAGCGAGGGCTTGGACCCTTACATGGAAACCAAGTAGTAGAAGAGAAGGGCCTCACAAGCTATGAGAAAACCCTAGGTTAAGAACTAAAACCCACAATAAACAGCCAAAACCagataaaaacaaaaaatagaatgaACTAACAaccaaaatctaaaaaaatcaCACCTCAGGAGAAACAAATTGATGGTCTATAGACTAGGGGCTTCAACACCTAGCCAATTGAGACTAAGATCTTTTAGCTTCTCACAAGAGGAGAGTCTTTTGATTTTATCTATGGTAGTAGTAACAATAGGCGAATCAACATTAACATCCACTTTTCTACCATGCAACTCCAAAGCATCAACAACAATAATGACCTTTCCAGACCTTCTCCTTTTGGCATGTCTCCTTTCCTACTCCTCCTATAGGACCAATATTCAAGCCAATGTATTATTCTCTATCTCCTTGTTGAAGGAAACATTCTCTTTCAAGTGCCTCTTCATCATGTCTTGATTACCATGGATAATAGAGATGGACCTTTCTAGATTCTTCCTATCTTCctttgtggctacaataggaatCACGACCTTAACCTCAACTTCTAGAGCATCTCATCTAATAAGTCTCTCTACCGAGTAATTAGCTGCAACCCACACTCCAT includes:
- the LOC131038010 gene encoding bidirectional sugar transporter SWEET3b-like; the protein is MAQELEDERHTSKSNHVDRSYHQDVFGSDDEYEAEVDHECELVSALEELQNVEKEFKRSNFWRVIKKKTTGEMSGMPYAIGLFNCLIYTLYGSPLISNEWDNAPVMFINAIGFLLQFSFCTIYLLYAPPESKRRMGLMVGGVLVVFVSTAATSMWGVQAGQKKMLVGTTGMVATVILFGSPLSDIRAVIRSKSVECMSFYFSMFAFLGSLLWLVYGALSRDIIIMAPNFLGIPLSSIQMIIYCIYKQKSRGRIEDVKLKVVTVQSDGTAIEKCPTIPLSELDIEMQKNMKETMR